A part of Papaver somniferum cultivar HN1 unplaced genomic scaffold, ASM357369v1 unplaced-scaffold_118, whole genome shotgun sequence genomic DNA contains:
- the LOC113330706 gene encoding uncharacterized protein LOC113330706, translated as MAKAADLAKREQDALLDKLQNTRKLLMEKKQQEEEKRAQEEDDSEDEEESIEADALPFKEKPPDSLQFASTSNVETEDEKLEWSAAKDEEDKLKRELDEKKKLDNLAKKGAVKTVPKNKIKPGAKPIEDDGQVVRRGRSQTRKDDDKEPHVFCTARFVRSLKLVDFCEDVITNEVDGEKGNIWILWRNILLRPDILSTSKQAITMNFAGDFITAVHASYNPVARKILWRQLGLGFIYIPWLVLGDFNYVLRLEEKKGGRPIKEVYMNEFRRWISDNGLVEADDVGKKYTWSNCRNGAQRIVSKHDRAFSNDDWCYKYANWRCKALPRVVEENWNLDLNGASPFVFTSKLKRLKEVLKIWNRTIFGDVQFRLKQAELKLETENDLLDYDPADEFQFLKVADAKNVVDDVRTELAIMLKLKSRDEIKYFIVNHYQAKFNGGDVHIDLVLFYIEHESISVAESAYMGAIPYLEEVRVAVFGLGADSAPCLDGFTGSFYRQCWDIIFRDLFNDIANSWLGTVLNKLISEEKVAFMKGINIHENISLASELINEINTERKHGNVGLKLDISQAFDTVSWDFIAEVFRQYGFSDSWCMWVLNILSLARISVMINGCHEGYFSVTRGLRQGDPLSPLIFVLIEDVLSRNLSKLFANHNMNVMVSKKGVAPTHFLFADDILIFCRGNQHSLQNLKNMLVLYEHASGQCVNYAKSKFYFGGDRISRAIAISNYLGMERAMFPDKYLGIQLNPGIVWHIHVRQVVEKIMNKLAGWKGKLLSFQVRIVLIKSVISSYVIHSMAFYKWPCTVIKQVERAIRNFLWSGDAEKRKYFTVLYDDLCLSKREGGLGIKKLNDVNRAMLMKLWISIWDSNKIWDIFSRAKYIKVNGNLINYKLDSSGFPGIRLVYNFVQKHTRSITILNSHSHVQLQWSP; from the exons ATGGCTAAGGCTGCAGATCTTGCTAAAAGAGAACAAGATGCTCTGTTGGATAAATTGCAAAATACTAGAAAATTGCTTATGGAAAAGAAGCAGCAAGAGGAAGAGAAGCGTGCTCAAGAAGAAGATG ATagcgaagatgaagaagaaagcaTTGAAGCTGATGCATTGCCTTTTAAGGAAAAGCCGCCAGATTCCTTGCAATTTGCTAGTACTAGTAACGTAGAGACTGAAGATGAAAAATTGGAATGGAGTGCCGCTAAAGATGAGGAAGATAAACTTAAAAGAGAGTTagatgagaagaagaagttgGATAATTTGGCTAAGAAGGGCGCTGTTAAAACCGTgccaaaaaataaaatcaaacctGGTGCCAAGCCGATTGAGGATGATGGCCAAGTTGTTAGAAGAGGTAGAAGTCAGACGCGCAAAGATGATGATAAGG AGCCGCATGTTTTCTGTACTGCACGTTTTGTTAGGTCGCTTAAATTggttgatttttgtgaagatgttattacaAATGAGGTTGATGGAGAAAAAGGTAATATTtggattttatggagaaataTTCTGTTGAGGCCTGATATTTTATCTACTTCAAAGCAAGCAATTACTATGAATTTTGCGGGGGATTTCATTACGGCTGTTCATGCTTCTTATAATCCGGTGGCAAGAAAGATACTTTGGCGTCAATTGGGTTTAGGTTTTATATATATTCCTTGGTTGGTGTTGGGAGATTTTAATTACGTTTTACGCTTGGAGGAAAAGAAGGGTGGAAGGCCGATTAAAGaggtttatatgaatgagttTCGTAGATGGATttctgacaatggtttggttgaGGCTGATGATGTTGGTAAaaaatatacttggtctaattgtaGAAATGGAGCTCAAAGAATTGTCTCTAAACATGATAGAGCGTTTTCTAATGATGATTGGTGCTATAAATATGCGAACTGGAGATGCAAGGCCTTGCCTAGG GTGGTTGAGGAGAACTGGAATTTGGATCTTAATGGTGCTTCCCCTTTTGTTTTTACTTCTAAGCTGAAGAGATTAAAAGAggtgttgaagatttggaatagaactATTTTTGGAGATGTGCAATTTCGCTTGAAGCAGGCTGAATTGAAACTTGAAACTGAGAATGATCTTCTTGATTATGATCCGGCTGATGAGTTTCAATTCCTAAAGGTTGCAGATGCCAAAAATGTTGTTGATGATGTGAGAACGGAGTTGGCAATTATGCTTAAGTTGAAGTCGAGA GATGAGAtaaagtatttcattgttaaCCATTATCAGGCCAAATTCAATGGTGGTGACGTTCATATTGATCTAGTTTTATTTTATATTGAACATGAGAGCATTTCAGTTGCTGAGAGTGCTTATATGGGTGCTATTCCATATTTGGAGGAAGTTAGAGTGGCGGTTTTTGGCTTGGGAGCTGATTCTGCGCCTTGCCTAGATGGCTTCACAGGCTCTTTCTATAGACAgtgttgggacattatttttagaGATCTCTTTAATGACATTGCAAACTCTTG GCTTGGTACTGTGCTAAATAAGCTGATCTCTGAAGAGaaagtggcgtttatgaagggtATAAACATACATGAGAATATATCTTTGGCGTCTGAATTGATCAATGAGATCAATACGGAAAGGAAGCATGGGaatgttggcctcaaactggatatttctcaagcttttgatacaGTAAGTTGGGATTTTATAGctgaagtttttcgtcaatatggatTTTCTGATTCTTGGTGCATGTGGGTTCTTAATATCCTTAGTTTAGCTCGGATTTCTGTCATGATTAATGGCTGCCATGAAGGTTATTTCAGTGTTACTAGAGGTCTGCGCCAAGGTGATCCTCTCTCACCTTTGatatttgttcttattgaagatgttttaagtCGCAATCTTTCCAAGTTGTTTGCAAATCATAATATGAATGTTATGGTTAGTAAAAAAGGTGTGGCGCCTACACACTTTCTTTTTGCGGATGATATCCTTATATTCTGCAGAGGTAATCAACATAGTTTGCAAAATTTGAAGAATATGCTTGTTTTGTATGAACATGCGTCTGGTCAGTGCGTAAACTATGCAAAGAGCAAGTTTTATTTTGGAGGTGATAGAATTTCTCGTGCTATTGCTATATCTAACTATTTGGGTATGGAGAGAGCTATGTTTCCGGATAAATACTTAGGTATTCAATTGAATCCTGGTATTGTTTGGCATATTCATGTTCGCCAAGTTGTTGAGAAGATTATGAACAAGCTGGCTGGATGGAAAGGTAAACTTTTATCATTTCAGGTGAGGATTGTGTTAATTAAGTCGGTGATTTCTAGCTATGTTATTCATTCTATGGCTTTTTACAAATGGCCATGCACGGTTATTAAGCAAGTTGAAAGGGCCAttagaaattttctttggtccgGTGATGCTGAGAAACGTAAATATTTTACGGTTCTATATGATGATCTATGTCTCTCAAAGCGTGAAGGTGGTCTTGGCATTAAGAAGTTAAATGATGTTAATAGGGCTATGCTAATGAAGCTTTGGATTTCCATTTGGGATTCAAACAAGATTTGGGACATATTTTCGAGGGCCAAATACATTAAGGTCAATGGCAATCTGATAAATTATAAGTTGGATTCTTCGGGTTTTCCTGGAATTCGCTTGGTTTACAATTTTGTGCAGAAGCATACACGCTCAATTACAATTCTCAACAGTCACAGCCATGTTCAATTGCAATGGTCTCCCtga